A segment of the Halococcus saccharolyticus DSM 5350 genome:
GGAGTCCGGGGACGATCGCGGTATCGTCGATCGAATTCTCGGTCGATCGGAGGGGAGTTAACACATGACAGAACACGACATCGAGGTGACGGTCAACGGCACAGCACACGAACTCACGGTCGATTCCCGGACACTGCTGGTCCACGCCCTGCGTGACGAGTTGGGCTATACCGGGACGAACGTCGGGTGTGAAAGCTCGACCTGTGGGGCCTGTACCGTTCACCTGGACGGCGACGCGGTAAAGTCCTGTACGCTGCTCGCCGTGCAGGCCGACGGCGCAGCAATCGGGACCGTCGAGGGACTCGCCGAGGACGGGACCTACGCCCCGATCCAGGAAGGCTTCCAGAAGGAGCACGGTCTCCAGTGTGGCTACTGCACGCCCGGGATGATGCTCGCGGCGAACGATCTCTTGGAGCGCAACCCCGACCCCGACGAGGAGGAGATCCGCGA
Coding sequences within it:
- a CDS encoding (2Fe-2S)-binding protein is translated as MTEHDIEVTVNGTAHELTVDSRTLLVHALRDELGYTGTNVGCESSTCGACTVHLDGDAVKSCTLLAVQADGAAIGTVEGLAEDGTYAPIQEGFQKEHGLQCGYCTPGMMLAANDLLERNPDPDEEEIREAIEGNLCRCTGYQNIVNAVEFAADEMSAAATDGGEDVTETTAVDGGGDD